The following proteins are co-located in the Pectinophora gossypiella chromosome 7, ilPecGoss1.1, whole genome shotgun sequence genome:
- the LOC126368555 gene encoding protein turtle-like isoform X3 yields the protein MGWRAVQPPHIAAGLLLLLLANLPVTCHQDHQDAVHITAILGESVVFNCQVDFPEDIPVPYVLQWEKKGQDIPIYIWYESYPTHSGEGYEGRVSRVAPDSPYGAASLNLTNIRESDQGWYECKVVFLNRSPNQHKNGTWFHLDVHAPPRFSITPEDIIYVNLAGDAIILNCQAEGTPTPEILWYKDANPVEPSGTVGIFNDGTELRISNIRHEDIGDYTCIARNGEGQVSHTARVIIAGGAVITMPPTNQTKLEGEKVQFSCEAKALPGNVTVKWFREGAPVAEVAALETRVTIRRDGALVINPVAADDSGQYLCEVSNGIGDPQSASAYLNVEYPAKVTFTPTVQYLPFRLAGVVQCYIKANPPLQYVTWTKDKRLLEPYQTKDIVIMNNGSLLFTRVNQNHQGRYTCTPYNAQGTQGSSGPMEVLVRKPPVFTVEPEPLYQRKVGESVEMHCEAQEAEGTQRPSVTWRRRDGLPLQKNRVRALGGNITIDTLRRQDFGIYQCVASNEVATIVADTQLVIEGTQPHAPYNVSGTATEFSVTLRWQPGYAGGPDYKQDYTIWYREAGFSEWTKVPVTPSGATSVTINRLQPGTTYEFQVNSKNTIGEGMMSKAITIRTLDVGARPKAPPSSPGPVDEKIFVNAPRDSGPRPGNPRNLTVTEVHNGFLITWQAPLERANLVQYYTIKYRTDAQWKTLNRGQIRPEETSYLVKNLVGGRTYYFRVLANSATSYESSEEVKFPVPARVKHKAITAGVVGGILFFIVAIILSVCAVKICNKRKRRKQEKAYNMVAARLTDLRAADSTQVPFKKFRESGISSIVQCLKFTANWVWPASRCGGEPQYWARAAPASWASASSRASPAPSASPAPSSSDDGGFLPRMRAPLQPAAAPPLFRASSPALALNWPPWPPWPPWAAAWTPWSPLHISDLSSVPFPSSAEGSFPSFPTPPSPFRLRSLPHAPLTLRTSGPFVRSRARPVPRHVRPRGAAELSPPPHEASPESRSSSSGFGSKNASSSQHNRSSRTGSLAEWRPPPYRAPPPAPPPRPGSGEAADAGWPGPGEAADAGSVDVHYEWDRATRTPTPSTPERPRARPSRDDVEARVRAMKEEFLEFRKRQALRRRSPEPLGPPPPLSPLPPLATLSALPLTPLAPAPAETVC from the exons ATGGGCTGGCGCGCCGTGCAACCGCCGCACATCGCCGCCGGCTTGCTGTTACTGCTGCTAGCCAACCTGCCAG TGACCTGCCACCAAGACCACCAAGATGCTGTGCATATCACGGCGATCCTCGGCGAGAGCGTCGTGTTCAACTGCCAGGTGGACTTCCCTGAAGACATCCCGGTGCCGTACGTCTTGCAGTGGGAGAAGAAG GGACAGGACATCCCGATCTACATCTGGTACGAGAGCTACCCGACGCACAGCGGCGAGGGCTACGAGGGGCGAGTTTCCCGCGTGGCCCCGGACTCGCCTTACGGCGCGGCCAGCCTCAACCTCACTAATATCCGCGAGTCTGACCAG GGGTGGTACGAGTGTAAGGTGGTCTTCCTCAACCGGTCCCCCAACCAGCACAAGAACGGAACCTGGTTCCACCTCGACGTGCACGCGCCACCGCGCTTCTCCATCACACCGGAAGACATTATCTACGTTAATTTAG CAGGAGATGCTATCATCCTCAACTGCCAGGCCGAGGGCACGCCCACGCCCGAGATCCTGTGGTACAAGGATGCGAACCCCGTGGAACCGTCAGGGACCGTGGGCATATTCAACGACGGGACTGAGCTGCGCATCAGCAACATCCGACACGAAGACATCGGCGACTACACCTGCATCGCGCGCAACGGCGAAGGGCAGGTGTCGCACACCGCACGCGTCATCATCGCCGGCGGTGCTGTTATTacc ATGCCCCCGACAAACCAAACGAAGCTAGAGGGGGAGAAGGTCCAATTCTCTTGTGAAGCTAAAGCACTGCCAGGGAATGTGACTGTGAAGTGGTTCCGCGAAGGCGCGCCAGTGGCGGAGGTGGCAGCACTAGAAACACGTGTAACCATCCGGCGAGACGGCGCGCTCGTCATCAACCCGGTAGCCGCTGACGACTCCGGACAGTATCTCTGCGAAGTTTCCAATGGCATCGGAGACCCGCAGAGCGCATCGGCCTATCTTAATGTTGAAT ATCCAGCGAAAGTAACGTTCACGCCTACGGTACAATACCTTCCCTTTCGACTCGCTGGAGTGGTGCAGTGCTACATAAAAGCGAACCCGCCACTACAGTATGTCACGTGGACGAAAGACAAGAGGCttctagagccctaccagacgAAGGATATCGTCATCATGAACAATGGCTCGCTACTCTTCACACGCGTCAATCAGAACCATCAAGGAAGATATACGTGCACGCCTTACAACGCGCAAGGGACTCAAGGGTCGTCAG GTCCTATGGAAGTTTTAGTGCGGAAGCCACCTGTGTTCACTGTAGAACCAGAACCTTTATATCAACGAAAG GTGGGAGAATCGGTAGAAATGCACTGTGAGGCGCAAGAAGCCGAGGGAACGCAGCGACCCAGCGTGACGTGGCGACGGCGTGATGGTCTACCGCTGCAGAAGAACCGAGTCCGGGCGCTCGGGGGAAACATCACCATTGACACGCTGCGTCGGCAGGACTTCGGCATCTATCAGTGCGTCGCTTCTAACGAG GTGGCAACGATAGTAGCGGACACGCAGCTGGTGATAGAGGGGACGCAGCCGCACGCGCCGTACAACGTGTCTGGCACGGCGACGGAATTCTCTGTGACGCTGCGCTGGCAGCCCGGGTACGCCGGCGGGCCCGACTACAAGCAGGACTACACCATCTGGTACCGCGAGGCCGGCTTCTCCGAGTGGACCAAAGTGCCCGTCACTCCTTCTGGTGCTACTTCT GTAACTATAAATAGACTCCAGCCAGGAACGACCTACGAATTTCAAGTGAACAGCAAAAACACAATAGGCGAAGGGATGATGAGCAAAGCTATAACGATACGAACTCTCG ATGTAGGTGCCAGACCGAAGGCGCCGCCAAGCTCTCCGGGGCCTGTAGACGAGAAAATATTCGTAAACGCTCCCAGGGACTCGG GTCCTCGGCCGGGCAACCCTCGCAACCTGACTGTGACAGAGGTCCATAATGGGTTCCTGATCACGTGGCAAGCGCCGCTGGAGCGCGCCAACCTGGTCCAATACTACACCATCAAGTATCGCACTGACGCTCAGTGGAAGACGCTCAATCGGGGACAGATCCGCCCTGAGGAGACTAGTTATTtag TGAAGAACCTGGTCGGAGGCCGTACGTATTACTTCCGGGTGCTAGCAAACTCTGCCACCAGCTACGAGAGTTCTGAGGAAGTGAAGTTCCCGGTGCCAGCGAGGGTGAAGCACAAAGCGATCACGGCGGGCGTCGTCGGAGGGATCTTGTTCTTCATCGTGGCTATTATTCTGTCAGTGTGCGCCGTCAAGATCTGCAACAAGCGCAAGCGCCGCAAGCAGGAGAAAG CATACAACATGGTAGCCGCGCGGCTCACCGACCTCCGCGCCGCAGACAGCACTCAAGTGCCTTTTAAGAA ATTTAGAGAAAGCGGAATATCGAGTATAGTGCAGTGTCTGAAGTTCACGGCCAACTGGGTGTGGCCGGCGTCGCGGTGCGGCGGCGAGCCGCAGTActgggcgcgggcggcgccggcGTCCTGGGCGAGCGCCTCGTCGCGCGCCTCGCCCGCGCCCTCGGCCTCACCCGCGCCCTCGTCCTCCGACGACGGCGGCTTCCTGCCGCGCATGCGCGCGCCGCTGCagccggccgccgcgccgccgctgtTCCGCGCGTCCTCGCCCGCGCTCGCGCTGAACTGGCCGCCGTGGCCGCCCTGGCCGCCGTGGGCCGCCGCCTGGACGCCCTGGTCGCCGCTGCACATCTCCGACCTCAGCTCGGTGCCCTTCCCGAGCTCCGCCGAGGGCTCCTTCCCGAGCTTCCCGACACCGCCTTCGCCGTTCCGCCTGCGCTCGCTGCCGCACGCGCCACTAACGCTGCGCACGAGCGGGCCGTTCGTGCGGTCGCGCGCGCGGCCCGTGCCGCGCCACGTGCGACCGCGCGGCGCCGCCGAGCTGTCCCCGCCGCCGCACGAGGCGTCGCCCGAGAGCCGCTCGTCGTCGAGCGGGTTCGGCAGCAAGAACGCGTCGTCATCGCAACACAACCGCAGCAGCCGCACGGGCAGCCTGGCGGAGTGGCGGCCGCCGCCGtaccgcgcgccgccgcccgcgccgccgccgcggcccGGCTCGGGTGAGGCGGCGGACGCGGGCTGGCCCGGCCCGGGCGAGGCGGCGGACGCGGGCTCGGTGGACGTGCACTACGAGTGGGACCGCGCCACGCGCACGCCGACGCCGTCCACGCCGGAGCGGCCGCGCGCGCGCCCCTCGCGGGACGACGTGGAGGCGCGCGTGCGGGCCATGAAGGAGGAATTCCTGGAGTTCCGCAAGCGGCAGGCGCTGCGGCGGCGCTCGCCCGAGCCGCTGGGCCCACCGCCGCCGCTGTCGCCGCTGCCGCCGCTCGCCACGCTGTCCGCGCTGCCGCTGACCCCGCTGGCGCCGGCGCCCGCCGAGACCGTCTGCTGA
- the LOC126368555 gene encoding protein turtle-like isoform X5, translating into MGWRAVQPPHIAAGLLLLLLANLPVTCHQDHQDAVHITAILGESVVFNCQVDFPEDIPVPYVLQWEKKVGETGQDIPIYIWYESYPTHSGEGYEGRVSRVAPDSPYGAASLNLTNIRESDQGWYECKVVFLNRSPNQHKNGTWFHLDVHAPPRFSITPEDIIYVNLAGDAIILNCQAEGTPTPEILWYKDANPVEPSGTVGIFNDGTELRISNIRHEDIGDYTCIARNGEGQVSHTARVIIAGGAVITMPPTNQTKLEGEKVQFSCEAKALPGNVTVKWFREGAPVAEVAALETRVTIRRDGALVINPVAADDSGQYLCEVSNGIGDPQSASAYLNVEYPAKVTFTPTVQYLPFRLAGVVQCYIKANPPLQYVTWTKDKRLLEPYQTKDIVIMNNGSLLFTRVNQNHQGRYTCTPYNAQGTQGSSGPMEVLVRKPPVFTVEPEPLYQRKVGESVEMHCEAQEAEGTQRPSVTWRRRDGLPLQKNRVRALGGNITIDTLRRQDFGIYQCVASNEVATIVADTQLVIEGTQPHAPYNVSGTATEFSVTLRWQPGYAGGPDYKQDYTIWYREAGFSEWTKVPVTPSGATSVTINRLQPGTTYEFQVNSKNTIGEGMMSKAITIRTLGPRPGNPRNLTVTEVHNGFLITWQAPLERANLVQYYTIKYRTDAQWKTLNRGQIRPEETSYLVKNLVGGRTYYFRVLANSATSYESSEEVKFPVPARVKHKAITAGVVGGILFFIVAIILSVCAVKICNKRKRRKQEKAYNMVAARLTDLRAADSTQVPFKKFRESGISSIVQCLKFTANWVWPASRCGGEPQYWARAAPASWASASSRASPAPSASPAPSSSDDGGFLPRMRAPLQPAAAPPLFRASSPALALNWPPWPPWPPWAAAWTPWSPLHISDLSSVPFPSSAEGSFPSFPTPPSPFRLRSLPHAPLTLRTSGPFVRSRARPVPRHVRPRGAAELSPPPHEASPESRSSSSGFGSKNASSSQHNRSSRTGSLAEWRPPPYRAPPPAPPPRPGSGEAADAGWPGPGEAADAGSVDVHYEWDRATRTPTPSTPERPRARPSRDDVEARVRAMKEEFLEFRKRQALRRRSPEPLGPPPPLSPLPPLATLSALPLTPLAPAPAETVC; encoded by the exons ATGGGCTGGCGCGCCGTGCAACCGCCGCACATCGCCGCCGGCTTGCTGTTACTGCTGCTAGCCAACCTGCCAG TGACCTGCCACCAAGACCACCAAGATGCTGTGCATATCACGGCGATCCTCGGCGAGAGCGTCGTGTTCAACTGCCAGGTGGACTTCCCTGAAGACATCCCGGTGCCGTACGTCTTGCAGTGGGAGAAGAAGGTAGGCGAAACG GGACAGGACATCCCGATCTACATCTGGTACGAGAGCTACCCGACGCACAGCGGCGAGGGCTACGAGGGGCGAGTTTCCCGCGTGGCCCCGGACTCGCCTTACGGCGCGGCCAGCCTCAACCTCACTAATATCCGCGAGTCTGACCAG GGGTGGTACGAGTGTAAGGTGGTCTTCCTCAACCGGTCCCCCAACCAGCACAAGAACGGAACCTGGTTCCACCTCGACGTGCACGCGCCACCGCGCTTCTCCATCACACCGGAAGACATTATCTACGTTAATTTAG CAGGAGATGCTATCATCCTCAACTGCCAGGCCGAGGGCACGCCCACGCCCGAGATCCTGTGGTACAAGGATGCGAACCCCGTGGAACCGTCAGGGACCGTGGGCATATTCAACGACGGGACTGAGCTGCGCATCAGCAACATCCGACACGAAGACATCGGCGACTACACCTGCATCGCGCGCAACGGCGAAGGGCAGGTGTCGCACACCGCACGCGTCATCATCGCCGGCGGTGCTGTTATTacc ATGCCCCCGACAAACCAAACGAAGCTAGAGGGGGAGAAGGTCCAATTCTCTTGTGAAGCTAAAGCACTGCCAGGGAATGTGACTGTGAAGTGGTTCCGCGAAGGCGCGCCAGTGGCGGAGGTGGCAGCACTAGAAACACGTGTAACCATCCGGCGAGACGGCGCGCTCGTCATCAACCCGGTAGCCGCTGACGACTCCGGACAGTATCTCTGCGAAGTTTCCAATGGCATCGGAGACCCGCAGAGCGCATCGGCCTATCTTAATGTTGAAT ATCCAGCGAAAGTAACGTTCACGCCTACGGTACAATACCTTCCCTTTCGACTCGCTGGAGTGGTGCAGTGCTACATAAAAGCGAACCCGCCACTACAGTATGTCACGTGGACGAAAGACAAGAGGCttctagagccctaccagacgAAGGATATCGTCATCATGAACAATGGCTCGCTACTCTTCACACGCGTCAATCAGAACCATCAAGGAAGATATACGTGCACGCCTTACAACGCGCAAGGGACTCAAGGGTCGTCAG GTCCTATGGAAGTTTTAGTGCGGAAGCCACCTGTGTTCACTGTAGAACCAGAACCTTTATATCAACGAAAG GTGGGAGAATCGGTAGAAATGCACTGTGAGGCGCAAGAAGCCGAGGGAACGCAGCGACCCAGCGTGACGTGGCGACGGCGTGATGGTCTACCGCTGCAGAAGAACCGAGTCCGGGCGCTCGGGGGAAACATCACCATTGACACGCTGCGTCGGCAGGACTTCGGCATCTATCAGTGCGTCGCTTCTAACGAG GTGGCAACGATAGTAGCGGACACGCAGCTGGTGATAGAGGGGACGCAGCCGCACGCGCCGTACAACGTGTCTGGCACGGCGACGGAATTCTCTGTGACGCTGCGCTGGCAGCCCGGGTACGCCGGCGGGCCCGACTACAAGCAGGACTACACCATCTGGTACCGCGAGGCCGGCTTCTCCGAGTGGACCAAAGTGCCCGTCACTCCTTCTGGTGCTACTTCT GTAACTATAAATAGACTCCAGCCAGGAACGACCTACGAATTTCAAGTGAACAGCAAAAACACAATAGGCGAAGGGATGATGAGCAAAGCTATAACGATACGAACTCTCG GTCCTCGGCCGGGCAACCCTCGCAACCTGACTGTGACAGAGGTCCATAATGGGTTCCTGATCACGTGGCAAGCGCCGCTGGAGCGCGCCAACCTGGTCCAATACTACACCATCAAGTATCGCACTGACGCTCAGTGGAAGACGCTCAATCGGGGACAGATCCGCCCTGAGGAGACTAGTTATTtag TGAAGAACCTGGTCGGAGGCCGTACGTATTACTTCCGGGTGCTAGCAAACTCTGCCACCAGCTACGAGAGTTCTGAGGAAGTGAAGTTCCCGGTGCCAGCGAGGGTGAAGCACAAAGCGATCACGGCGGGCGTCGTCGGAGGGATCTTGTTCTTCATCGTGGCTATTATTCTGTCAGTGTGCGCCGTCAAGATCTGCAACAAGCGCAAGCGCCGCAAGCAGGAGAAAG CATACAACATGGTAGCCGCGCGGCTCACCGACCTCCGCGCCGCAGACAGCACTCAAGTGCCTTTTAAGAA ATTTAGAGAAAGCGGAATATCGAGTATAGTGCAGTGTCTGAAGTTCACGGCCAACTGGGTGTGGCCGGCGTCGCGGTGCGGCGGCGAGCCGCAGTActgggcgcgggcggcgccggcGTCCTGGGCGAGCGCCTCGTCGCGCGCCTCGCCCGCGCCCTCGGCCTCACCCGCGCCCTCGTCCTCCGACGACGGCGGCTTCCTGCCGCGCATGCGCGCGCCGCTGCagccggccgccgcgccgccgctgtTCCGCGCGTCCTCGCCCGCGCTCGCGCTGAACTGGCCGCCGTGGCCGCCCTGGCCGCCGTGGGCCGCCGCCTGGACGCCCTGGTCGCCGCTGCACATCTCCGACCTCAGCTCGGTGCCCTTCCCGAGCTCCGCCGAGGGCTCCTTCCCGAGCTTCCCGACACCGCCTTCGCCGTTCCGCCTGCGCTCGCTGCCGCACGCGCCACTAACGCTGCGCACGAGCGGGCCGTTCGTGCGGTCGCGCGCGCGGCCCGTGCCGCGCCACGTGCGACCGCGCGGCGCCGCCGAGCTGTCCCCGCCGCCGCACGAGGCGTCGCCCGAGAGCCGCTCGTCGTCGAGCGGGTTCGGCAGCAAGAACGCGTCGTCATCGCAACACAACCGCAGCAGCCGCACGGGCAGCCTGGCGGAGTGGCGGCCGCCGCCGtaccgcgcgccgccgcccgcgccgccgccgcggcccGGCTCGGGTGAGGCGGCGGACGCGGGCTGGCCCGGCCCGGGCGAGGCGGCGGACGCGGGCTCGGTGGACGTGCACTACGAGTGGGACCGCGCCACGCGCACGCCGACGCCGTCCACGCCGGAGCGGCCGCGCGCGCGCCCCTCGCGGGACGACGTGGAGGCGCGCGTGCGGGCCATGAAGGAGGAATTCCTGGAGTTCCGCAAGCGGCAGGCGCTGCGGCGGCGCTCGCCCGAGCCGCTGGGCCCACCGCCGCCGCTGTCGCCGCTGCCGCCGCTCGCCACGCTGTCCGCGCTGCCGCTGACCCCGCTGGCGCCGGCGCCCGCCGAGACCGTCTGCTGA